A window of the Lactobacillus amylovorus DSM 20531 genome harbors these coding sequences:
- the leuS gene encoding leucine--tRNA ligase, giving the protein MYNHKVVEKKWQDYWAKHDTFKTGTDPNKKNYYALDMFPFPSGKGLHVGHPEGYTATDIVSRMKRAQGYNVLHPMGWDAFGLPTEQYALKTGEDPEVVTKNNIANFKRQLNKLGFSYDWDREVTTSDPNYYKWTQWVFEQMYKKGLAYEAEVPVNWSPDLGTVVANEEVIDGKTERGGYPVYRKNMRQWMLKMTAYADRLLEDLDGLDWPEPVKEMQRNWIGRSVGAQVTFKIKGSDKTFDIFTTRPDTLFGCSYTVLAPENKLVQEITTDAHRDEVNAYIKKIESKSDLERTDLNKNKTGVFTGAYAINPVNGKEVPIWISDYVLASYGTGAVMAVPAHDDRDYAFATKFGLPINPVLKGGDITKEAFTEDGPHINSEFLNGLNIEDAKKKMVDWLEDHNCGEKKVNYKLRDWDFSRQRYWGEPIPVIHWEDGETTLVPEDQLPLRLPHATDIKPSGTPESPLANLTDWVNVVDKNGRKGKRETNTMPNWAGSSWYYLRYVDPHNDKELADYDLLKQWLPVDLYIGGAEHAVRHLLYARFWHKVLYDLGVVPTKEPFQRLYNQGLILKNHEKMSKSKGNVVNPDDVIDEYGADSLRMYEMFMGPLDASIDWDDNGPASTKKFLDRVWRLFVNDLDLKAIPQERIVDKNDGELDKVYAETVKKVTEDFDALHFNTAISQMMVFINAAQKAKTIPREYAEGFVKLLAPVAPHMMEEIWQIFGHDESITYAKWPTYDPAKLVESTVEIMVQVNGKLRGKFQAAKDADRNDVQKQAMALPHVQKFLEGKDVKKVIVVPNKIVNIVAK; this is encoded by the coding sequence TTGTATAACCACAAAGTAGTTGAAAAGAAATGGCAAGATTATTGGGCAAAGCACGATACTTTTAAGACAGGTACTGATCCCAATAAGAAGAATTATTATGCATTGGATATGTTCCCATTCCCATCTGGTAAGGGACTTCACGTTGGTCACCCAGAAGGATACACTGCAACTGATATTGTTTCTAGAATGAAGCGTGCACAAGGCTACAACGTGCTTCACCCAATGGGTTGGGATGCATTTGGTTTGCCAACTGAACAATACGCTTTAAAGACTGGTGAAGATCCAGAAGTTGTTACTAAGAACAACATTGCTAACTTCAAGCGTCAATTGAACAAGTTAGGTTTCTCGTATGACTGGGACCGTGAAGTTACCACTTCAGACCCTAACTACTACAAGTGGACTCAATGGGTCTTTGAACAAATGTACAAGAAGGGCCTCGCATATGAAGCCGAAGTTCCAGTTAACTGGTCACCAGATTTAGGTACTGTTGTTGCAAACGAAGAAGTTATCGATGGTAAGACTGAACGTGGTGGTTACCCAGTTTACCGTAAGAACATGCGTCAATGGATGCTTAAGATGACTGCATATGCAGACCGTCTTTTGGAAGACCTTGATGGCTTGGACTGGCCAGAACCAGTTAAGGAAATGCAAAGAAACTGGATCGGCCGTTCAGTTGGTGCTCAAGTAACCTTCAAGATTAAGGGCAGCGACAAGACCTTCGATATCTTTACTACTCGTCCTGATACTTTATTCGGTTGTTCATACACTGTTCTTGCTCCAGAAAACAAGTTGGTACAAGAAATTACTACTGATGCACACAGAGACGAAGTTAATGCCTACATCAAGAAGATTGAATCAAAATCAGACCTTGAAAGAACTGACTTGAACAAGAACAAGACTGGTGTCTTTACTGGTGCTTACGCAATTAATCCAGTAAACGGCAAGGAAGTTCCAATCTGGATTTCAGACTATGTTTTAGCAAGCTACGGTACAGGTGCCGTAATGGCAGTTCCTGCCCACGATGATCGTGACTACGCTTTTGCTACCAAGTTTGGTTTACCAATTAATCCAGTACTTAAAGGCGGCGACATTACTAAGGAAGCCTTCACTGAGGATGGTCCACACATTAATTCAGAATTCTTAAACGGCTTAAACATTGAAGACGCTAAGAAGAAGATGGTTGACTGGCTTGAAGACCACAACTGTGGTGAAAAGAAGGTTAACTACAAGCTTCGTGACTGGGACTTCTCTCGTCAACGTTACTGGGGTGAACCAATTCCAGTTATTCACTGGGAAGATGGTGAAACTACTCTTGTTCCTGAAGACCAATTGCCACTTCGTTTGCCACATGCAACTGACATTAAGCCATCAGGTACTCCAGAAAGTCCATTAGCTAACTTGACTGACTGGGTAAATGTAGTTGATAAAAACGGTAGAAAAGGTAAGCGTGAAACTAACACTATGCCTAACTGGGCAGGTTCAAGCTGGTACTACCTTCGTTATGTTGACCCACACAATGATAAAGAATTAGCTGACTATGACTTACTTAAGCAATGGCTTCCAGTTGATCTTTACATTGGTGGTGCAGAACACGCCGTTCGTCACCTTCTTTATGCAAGATTCTGGCACAAGGTTCTTTACGACTTGGGTGTTGTTCCAACCAAGGAACCATTCCAACGCTTGTACAACCAAGGTTTGATTTTGAAGAACCACGAAAAGATGTCTAAGTCTAAGGGGAACGTTGTTAACCCAGATGACGTGATCGATGAATACGGTGCAGACTCACTTAGAATGTACGAAATGTTCATGGGACCACTTGATGCATCAATCGACTGGGACGACAATGGTCCAGCTTCAACTAAGAAGTTCTTAGACCGTGTATGGCGTCTATTCGTTAACGACCTTGACCTTAAGGCAATTCCTCAAGAACGCATTGTTGATAAGAACGATGGCGAACTTGATAAGGTTTACGCCGAAACTGTTAAGAAGGTAACTGAAGACTTTGATGCACTTCATTTCAACACTGCTATTTCTCAAATGATGGTCTTCATCAATGCTGCACAAAAGGCTAAGACTATTCCACGGGAATACGCAGAAGGCTTCGTTAAGCTTTTGGCGCCAGTTGCTCCACACATGATGGAAGAAATTTGGCAAATATTTGGTCATGATGAATCAATTACTTACGCTAAGTGGCCAACTTACGATCCAGCTAAGTTAGTTGAATCAACTGTTGAAATCATGGTTCAAGTCAACGGTAAGCTTCGTGGCAAGTTCCAAGCAGCTAAGGATGCTGACAGAAACGACGTTCAAAAACAAGCTATGGCACTTCCACACGTTCAAAAATTCTTAGAAGGCAAGGACGTTAAGAAAGTTATCGTCGTACCAAACAAGATCGTTAACATCGTAGCTAAATAA
- a CDS encoding phosphatase PAP2 family protein → MINTKNPPRDTLIPGAIFVVIYAAWAILVSSSSQFIHSFDNAVISMVCNTNPANVAFAKTFTNLGNTNVITIETIILFIILIVFKQYAYAFFTAGIMICANAYNWIIKHAVQRHRPIVHHLVYADGYSFPSGHSVGSAALFGVLIILTILLVKSKFWKTLLIIIWALFPILIGYTRIFVHVHYPSDVFGGWIEGITFVLLGYSFLYHFYIEPKMMEHKRK, encoded by the coding sequence TTGATTAATACAAAAAATCCACCAAGAGACACCTTAATCCCAGGTGCTATTTTTGTGGTCATCTATGCTGCGTGGGCGATTTTAGTTTCATCAAGCTCACAATTTATCCATAGTTTTGACAACGCAGTAATTAGTATGGTTTGCAACACAAATCCGGCTAACGTTGCTTTTGCCAAAACTTTTACCAATTTAGGTAACACCAACGTAATCACGATTGAAACTATTATTTTATTCATCATTTTAATCGTCTTTAAGCAATACGCCTACGCGTTTTTCACGGCGGGGATAATGATCTGCGCTAACGCTTACAACTGGATCATCAAACATGCCGTTCAACGGCATCGTCCAATTGTCCACCACCTGGTTTATGCGGATGGCTACAGTTTCCCATCTGGTCACTCAGTTGGTAGTGCAGCACTGTTTGGAGTTTTAATTATTTTGACTATTTTGCTCGTGAAAAGCAAATTCTGGAAAACATTGTTGATCATCATTTGGGCACTATTTCCAATCTTGATTGGCTACACTAGAATCTTCGTTCACGTTCACTACCCATCAGATGTGTTTGGTGGTTGGATCGAAGGAATCACCTTTGTCTTACTTGGTTATTCATTCTTGTACCACTTCTACATTGAGCCAAAAATGATGGAGCACAAACGAAAATAA